The DNA sequence GGCAGCAAAAACAGTTGAAGGGCTTTTATTTCAATTTCTCAGGAAACAACACGAATTGCATGAGAGATTACCACTTTTGAACTTATAACTTTCAGGAGGATAAACGGAATGGAATTAAAAACAATTGAGATTACCAACGGATTGATGGACATGAATCAAACTGCGGCTTATCTAAACATAAAGCTTGCAACACTTTACAGTATGACAATGCGGAAGGAAATTCCTGTTGTAAAGATTGGGCGGCTTAATAGATTTCGTAAGCTTGACCTAGATATCTGGATTGATAAAAACA is a window from the Candidatus Jettenia sp. genome containing:
- a CDS encoding helix-turn-helix domain-containing protein, producing MELKTIEITNGLMDMNQTAAYLNIKLATLYSMTMRKEIPVVKIGRLNRFRKLDLDIWIDKNMK